The stretch of DNA TTAAAAGCAAATAAAAAATGGTTTTGTGGATTAAATGAACTAACCTTGAATTAACCACTTAACCCGCTCTTTTGCAAAACCTTTGTGCTTGTTGCACAACTAGAATAACGTAAAATTTCTTAACTTGTTATCATGCAAGGCAAAAAAGAATTTACACCCCAATTATTTTACGATTTAAGTTTAGATCGATTGGTACCTTTGGATAATTACTATCGAATAATACAGCGAGAATTATCATTTGATTTTCTTTATCAAGCGACCGCTAAATATTATGGAAAAGAAGGTCAAAAAAGTATTGATCCTGTGGTCTTTTTCAAGATATTATTGGTGGGTTATTTAAACAACATCAACAGCGATCGGGCATTGATTCGCTACTGTAGCAATTGTTTAGATATACGTTTATTTTTAGGTTATGACTTGAACGAGGATTTGCCTTGGCACTCAACCATTAGCCGAACACGCCAATTATTAGGAGAAGAAGTTTTCTTAGAATTATTCCGAAAAGTATTGAGTCTTTGCGTGCAAAAAGGGATGGTGCAAGGTCGTCGTCAAGCGGTTGATAGTGCATTTATCAAAGCCAATGCCAGCATGGATAGTTTGGTTGAAAAAGAAGTGTTAGAGGATGCATCTGCTTATGTCAACGAATTAGAAGAAAATAGTGAATATAAAGTCACTTCAACACGTAAAAAGATAGTTGAGCAACACCATAATTGGAAAAAAGAAGAATTTAAAGGGATGCCTGCCGCTCGAAAAAGTATCCAAATCAATGAGGATGGGGAAGAAATTCGGCCAAAATTCTTAAGTAATCACACCCATTATAGTCCAACGGATCCTGATGCTAAAATCTCTACCAAACCAGGAAAACCGAGGCAATTAAATTATGCAGGTCAATTAGCCGTAGATGATAAACACCATGTCATTACAGGCGCTTGTGCCAGTACAGCTGGGAGCAAGGACAGTGCGATTTTTTCAGAAATCATGAATCAAACCTTGGCAAATTTTGCGGCAAACGAACTGCAAATCGATCAAGTATTAGCGGATGCAGGTTACAGTAGTGGAGAAAGTTTAGGTTATTGTGAAACCCACGGAATCGATGCTTATATTCCAAATTTTGGACAATATAAACCCGAGCGTGAAGGCTTTATTTTTAATGGGGAATTAAACCAATACGAATGTATCCAAGAAGGAGGAAATCGAGCAATCTTACCCTTTAAACGCGTTTTAACCGATAGTAAAGGTTACCAAAAGAAAAGTTACCGCAGTAGCGAAAAATCGTGTGCAGACTGCCCTTTAAGACAGTCATGTTGTGGAAAAGTAACAAAGTTCAAAAAAATCGAAGAAAGCATTCACAAGCCCTTATACGATCGGATGCACGAGAAAATAACCAAGAATAAACGGTATTTTAAACAGATGGTCAAAAGACGAAGTGCAACGGTAGAACCCGTTTTAGGTACTTTAATCAACCATCACAATATGAAACGTATCAATAGCCGAGGAATAGCCCAAGCGAACAAACATGTTCTCTTAGCCGCCTTATGCTATAACCTGTAGAAATACCTGAAATTTACGCCTAAAAAGTCCAAATTACTAGCCCAAATCTGTGCCTTACCAAAGGTACAGCATGCTATTTTTAAAACAGGTGAATTAGACTTTAAAATCCGCTTTTTAGAACCACTTTATTTTTAACTCATTTGCATTTTAACCCAAAATAAACCTCGCTTAAAAAGGCTTAAACGAGGTCATATATGATTTTATTTTGTTGAGTTTTGAGTTGTGCAACGCTAACCGATGTTGTGCGTAGTAATTTATTTTTTATAATTAAACATCAATCCTAAAGGAGATTTTTTAAGATTTTGTCTTTCGTTATCTGTTTCTTTCATTTTTTCAATTGTTTTTGGCAAATCCTTAATTTTTGGAGCATCAATTATTTGATTTAAAGCGAAAGTTGAAAGCCCATACAATGGCGTTCCTAAACAAGCCGAAGCAATCTCTACTGAACCCATTACAAGCCAAGAACCAAAATCTTTTCCTGCTATTTTCCATTTTTTGTTGACAAGCTCTTTAATATTTTCTTGATGTTGATTAAATGCATAGTTCAGATTATTAAATACTTTGTTTGATGTACTTGTAAAATCAAATTCATTTGCTAATACTAGTTCTTCAATTCCTTTAGACAAAATTTCTCTAATTTCATTAATAGCTCCATGTTTTCGTAATTCAATTAATCCTTTTGGAGGTATTTTACCAATCCATTGAAGTTTGGTATTGTCAAGTCCATTAAGTCCTTTTACAATGTGCATTCTAGTAAAGTCTAAATCTGGGTAAGTTCTCTCAGAATCATATTCCAACTTCCATTTGAAATATTCCCAAGAAGTTGGAGCATCTATTAATGGAAATCCACCAACTTTTGTAGATTTAACTAACAGTTCATTACAAACGCTCATTCTTCCAAAACCCATCATGGAAACTATAATTCCTGGATTATCAGTTCTGTAAGCTTTTGCAGTATCGCTTTTTATTTGATTTCTTATCTGTACTTCTAATGTATCCTTAAATTCAGTATCAAATAGTACTCTTTTTGGGTCTTTTATTTCATTTGTAACTTTTTCAATAGTATCTAAGCTTTTCCCAAATTCAATTAATTCCTCAAAATTTTCAAATTTTCTATCAAATACTTTTTGAGCATGGTAAAGAGCGTCTTTTTCCCCAAGTTTTGAAATATTTTCATAAGCGAATTCATCCATCATTTCTTTGTCAGGAAGAATTGCTACTATCGGTTTTTCGAGTTCTGCTAGTGCAAGTTCTTTATATTGTAGAATGTTTAAAGCATGCTTCAAAAGATAATATACTCTCTGCTCTTTAGTCCATACACTAAACATATGCCTTGATCTGATAAAAGGACATGGAAGAATTATAGTATCTGTGTATATCCCACATTTTGAGGCTATATTTTCTTCGTTTGAAGGGAATAAATCTCCTCCAAAAACGGCTTTAATAGAATCATAATCATCTTCTAAATGTAAATAACCTGATTCTGCTACTATTTCCCAAAACTCCTCAAGATCTT from Faecalibacter sp. LW9 encodes:
- a CDS encoding IS1182 family transposase, which gives rise to MQGKKEFTPQLFYDLSLDRLVPLDNYYRIIQRELSFDFLYQATAKYYGKEGQKSIDPVVFFKILLVGYLNNINSDRALIRYCSNCLDIRLFLGYDLNEDLPWHSTISRTRQLLGEEVFLELFRKVLSLCVQKGMVQGRRQAVDSAFIKANASMDSLVEKEVLEDASAYVNELEENSEYKVTSTRKKIVEQHHNWKKEEFKGMPAARKSIQINEDGEEIRPKFLSNHTHYSPTDPDAKISTKPGKPRQLNYAGQLAVDDKHHVITGACASTAGSKDSAIFSEIMNQTLANFAANELQIDQVLADAGYSSGESLGYCETHGIDAYIPNFGQYKPEREGFIFNGELNQYECIQEGGNRAILPFKRVLTDSKGYQKKSYRSSEKSCADCPLRQSCCGKVTKFKKIEESIHKPLYDRMHEKITKNKRYFKQMVKRRSATVEPVLGTLINHHNMKRINSRGIAQANKHVLLAALCYNL